ATTTGCTGTGATAACAAGGTCGAACGGTATTTCAAATAACAGGCGTTTATCTTTCCCCTCCGCACTCTGAGCCTCAAATAATAATCCAAGGGCTTCCCCATTATAAAGCACTCTTGTTTGTTGAAGAAACAAATTATATCGTAAGCCATATCCAGTAGTAAATTTTCCTAAGTCGGTACCCATCATTCTTTCTCTTGCTCTAAAATCTCTGCGCCTATTTGGTCAAGAGTTTCCTTTATTTTTGGGTCTAAAGCACCTGAGATTAATGTGAACAGGTTCATTTTCTATTCTTTTCTTGGGCATCTTCAGCTTCATTTACCAAACTTACGGCTTAGTTCTTCATTTGTCATCCTTATCATAGTAGGACGGCCATGTGGGCAAAAGTATGGGTTGTTGGCTGTAAGCAGTTGTTTTACTAATGACTCCATCTCCTCATATGTTAAAGGCGTACCCGATTTTATTGCAGACTTACAGGCAACTAATTTAGCAGTTGCCATGAATTTGTCATCTTTTACACTCTCGTACTCTTGAAGCTCAAGTAGCATAGACTTAAACTCATTTGAGGTGAACTCCTTTAAAACTGATGGGATTGCACTTATCCTTATTGTTTGCTCACCAAACTCGTCCATCTCAAATCCTAACTGTTTAAAGCAATCTTTGAACTCGTAAAAGAATTTTTGCTCAATTCCACTAAGTTCTATAATTACAGGGAAAAGCAACTTTTGTACCATAATCTGTTCCCTTGTTATCCGTTCGTACATAACCCTCTCATGTGCGGCGTGCTGGTCAATCATTAGGACACCATCTTTTGTCTGTGTAAATATATACGAGTTGTGGAGTTGCCAGAACTTGTAGCCATCAAGCTCAAGTTCACCTTCTCTTTTTATTGGTGCACGAATAAAAGGTCCTTTTATACTTAACCCTTCCCTTGTTCCTTTAAGCACTGCGCTATATATAAGACTTTCATCACTAAACCTAACCTCCTCTTTCCTTGGATGAACATTGACATCTACAGAATTAGGTTGAGTCTCAATAAAGATAATAAATGATGGCAACTTATCCTTAAAAGGAGTACCGTAAGCATCTAATACTGCTTTTCTTACTATCTTATCCTTACAAGGCCGATTATTCACAAATATTAATTGATTAGCTGTAGTTGACAGTGCATACGGCTTGGATGCATAGCCCCACACTCTAATTTCTGAATCTTTATAGTCTACAGGTGCAAGTGTATCCATAAAATCTTTACCAAAGATTGCTGTTATTCTTTGAGCTATTGGTTGACTTTGGAGGCTCAAAATTTCATGTTCATCATGTACTAATGTAAAAGAAATATCTGGATAGGCAATTGAGAGTCGTTGTATAACAAGTGTGATATACCGTAACTCAGTAGCTACTGATTTTAAGAATTTTCTGCGTACAGGGACATTGTAAAACAAGTTGCTCACTTTAACTGTAGTCCCAAAGTCTCTTGCAGTCTCCCTTTTCTCAATAAGTTTACCACCCTTCACCTCTATGTAGTATCCGGTTGACTCTGTTTTTGACCTTGAACTAATCTCTACTTCTGCTACTCTACACATTGATGGCAGTGCCTCGCCCCTGAAGCCAAAGTTCTTAATCTCCCATAAGTCAGACTCGCCTTTTAGCTTGCTTGTTGTATGAGGCTTTACTGAAAGCTCAACTTCTTCAGAAGTCATACCTTCACCATCATCTATCACTGTAATCCAAGGGACACCTGACCCTTTAACTTCACAAGTGATTTTATGTGCACCTGCATCTATAGAATTTTCAATCAATTCCTTGACACAGCTAGCAGGCCGCTCTATTACCTCACCAGCAGCTATCTTTGAGACCAAATCAGGTGGCAAAGTGATAATCCTTGAGCCCATTTTACAAAATATATACTCAATTCAGTGTTCTTTCGTAAGTTTTCTCTTATTTTTATCTCACTCACTAAATACTTGAGTCTTATAGAGATAAAATTTAGCCCCTTGTTTCCAGGCATCTGGTGGTAGACCTGCCTTCTGACATAAGTGAGCTAAAGTCTGTTCTCTTGTCCAGTTTTCCTCAACTGGGACTTCAGGTAAGAATGTTGCCCCAGTATTACCTTTTATCATAATGATACCATGAACTCCAGGTTCATACTCGGATATATCCTTTATTTCATAGACTTTGCACAGGTAAACCGATATCTTTATTTTAATATCTTTAAGCTCAGTCTCAGATACAGGTGCAAACCTGTAGTCCTTACAGGCGGCAGAGATTGCCATCTCAGGCACTAATTTGGAAAGTGGCACATCAGCGTCATGATGTCCTATACAGCCGCGG
This bacterium DNA region includes the following protein-coding sequences:
- the mutL gene encoding DNA mismatch repair endonuclease MutL, which encodes MGSRIITLPPDLVSKIAAGEVIERPASCVKELIENSIDAGAHKITCEVKGSGVPWITVIDDGEGMTSEEVELSVKPHTTSKLKGESDLWEIKNFGFRGEALPSMCRVAEVEISSRSKTESTGYYIEVKGGKLIEKRETARDFGTTVKVSNLFYNVPVRRKFLKSVATELRYITLVIQRLSIAYPDISFTLVHDEHEILSLQSQPIAQRITAIFGKDFMDTLAPVDYKDSEIRVWGYASKPYALSTTANQLIFVNNRPCKDKIVRKAVLDAYGTPFKDKLPSFIIFIETQPNSVDVNVHPRKEEVRFSDESLIYSAVLKGTREGLSIKGPFIRAPIKREGELELDGYKFWQLHNSYIFTQTKDGVLMIDQHAAHERVMYERITREQIMVQKLLFPVIIELSGIEQKFFYEFKDCFKQLGFEMDEFGEQTIRISAIPSVLKEFTSNEFKSMLLELQEYESVKDDKFMATAKLVACKSAIKSGTPLTYEEMESLVKQLLTANNPYFCPHGRPTMIRMTNEELSRKFGK